From the genome of Vigna angularis cultivar LongXiaoDou No.4 chromosome 11, ASM1680809v1, whole genome shotgun sequence, one region includes:
- the LOC108334115 gene encoding trifunctional UDP-glucose 4,6-dehydratase/UDP-4-keto-6-deoxy-D-glucose 3,5-epimerase/UDP-4-keto-L-rhamnose-reductase RHM1 — MATHTPKNILITGAAGFIASHVANRLIRSYPQYKIVVLDKLDYCSNLKNLTPSKSSPNFKFVKGDIGSADLVNYLLITESIDTIMHFAAQTHVDNSFGNSFEFTKNNIYGTHVLLEACKVTGQIKRFIHVSTDEVYGETDEDAVVGNHEASQLLPTNPYSATKAGAEMLVMAYGRSYGLPVITTRGNNVYGPNQFPEKLIPKFILLAMQGKPLPIHGDGSNVRSYLYCEDVAEAFELILHKGEVGHVYNIGTKKERRVIDVAKDICRLFKMDSETSIKFVENRPFNDQRYFLDDEKLKVLGWSERTTWEEGLKKTMDWYINNPDWWGDVSGALLPHPRMLMMPGGLERHFDGSDEEKPASYVSTNTRMVVPTSKNVSSSQKPPLKFLIYGRTGWIGGLLGKLCEKQGISYEYGRGRLEDRQSLVADIQNLKPTHIFNAAGVTGRPNVDWCESHKTETIRTNVAGTLTLADVSKEHGILMINYATGCIFEYDEAHPEGSGIGFKEEDKPNFIGSFYSKTKAMVEELLKEYDNVCTLRVRMPISSDLSNPRNFITKISRYNKVVNIPNSMTVLDELLPISIEMAKRNLRGIWNFTNPGAVSHNEILEMYRDYIDPSFKWVNFNLEEQAKVIVAPRSNNEMDGTKLKKEFPELLSIKESLIKYVFVPNKKTA; from the exons ATGGCTACGCATACACCAAAAAATATCCTCATTACTGGAGCTGCTGGGTTCATTGCATCTCATGTTGCCAACCGGCTTATCAGGAGTTATCCTCAGTACAAAATTGTTGTTCTTGACAAGCTTGATTACTGTTCAAATCTGAAGAACCTCACTCCTTCAAAATCATCTCCCAACTTCAAGTTTGTGAagggagatattggaagtgctGATCTTGTCAACTACCTACTGATTACCGAGTCCATTGACACAATAATGCACTTTGCTGCTCAAACCCATGTTGACAACTCGTTTGGCAACAGCTTTGAGTTCACCAAGAACAACATATATGGCACTCATGTCCTTTTAGAAGCCTGCAAGGTAACTGGCCAGATAAAGAGGTTCATCCATGTGAGCACTGATGAGGTCTATGGAGAGACAGATGAGGATGCTGTTGTTGGAAACCACGAGGCTTCTCAATTACTTCCCACAAATCCTTACTCTGCAACAAAAGCTGGGGCGGAAATGCTTGTCATGGCATATGGCAGGTCATATGGGTTACCTGTTATCACAACACGTGGGAACAATGTTTATGGGCCAAATCAGTTTCCTGAGAAGTTAATTCCAAAGTTCATTCTCCTGGCCATGCAAGGCAAGCCTCTTCCAATCCATGGGGATGGTTCTAATGTAAGGAGTTATTTATATTGTGAAGATGTTGCAGAGGCTTTTGAACTTATCCTTCACAAGGGAGAGGTTGGGCATGTTTACAATATTGGTACTAAGAAGGAGAGGAGAGTTATTGATGTTGCAAAAGATATATGCAGGCTTTTTAAGATGGACTCAGAGACTAGTATAAAATTTGTGGAGAACAGACCATTTAATGACCAGAGATACTTTCTTGATGATGAAAAGCTGAAGGTCTTGGGTTGGTCTGAGAGGACAACTTGGGAAGAGGGCTTGAAGAAAACCATGGATTGGTATATCAACAATCCTGATTGGTGGGGTGATGTCAGTGGTGCATTGCTTCCTCATCCAAGGATGCTGATGATGCCTGGTGGATTGGAGAGACACTTTGATGGATCTGATGAAGAGAAACCTGCATCATATGTCTCAACTAATACTCGAATGGTGGTTCCAACATCCAAGAATGTTAGCTCTTCTCAGAAGCCTCCTCTGAAGTTCTTGATCTATGGAAGAACAGGTTGGATTGGGGGTTTGCTGGGGAAATTGTGTGAAAAACAAGGGATTTCCTATGAATATGGAAGAGGGCGCCTAGAGGATCGTCAATCACTTGTGGCTGATATTCAGAATCTGAAGCCTACTCACATTTTTAATGCTGCAGGAGTGACTGGCAGACCCAATGTTGATTGGTGTGAATCCCATAAAACAGAAACCATCCGCACCAACGTTGCTGGGACTTTAACGTTGGCTGATGTCAGCAAAGAGCATGGAATCTTGATGATAAATTATGCTACTGGATGCATATTTGAGTACGATGAAGCTCATCCAGAGGGTTCTGGCATTGGCTTTAAGGAGGAAGACAAACCCAATTTCATTGGTTCTTTCTATTCCAAAACCAAGGCTATG GTTGAAGAGCTCTTGAAGGAATATGACAATGTGTGCACCCTCAGGGTTCGCATGCCAATTTCATCCGACTTGAGTAATCCACGTAACTTCATCACCAAGATTTCTCGTTATAACAAAGTCGTCAACATTCCAAACAGCATGACCGTTTTGGATGAACTTCTGCCCATTTCGATTGAGATGGCGAAGCGAAACTTGAGGGGCATCTGGAACTTCACAAATCCTGGGGCAGTGAGCCACAACGAGATTCTTGAGATGTACAGGGATTACATTGATCCAAGCTTCAAGTGGGTCAACTTCAACCTTGAAGAGCAAGCCAAGGTGATCGTAGCTCCACGGAGCAACAATGAGATGGATGGAACCAAATTGAAGAAAGAGTTCCCTGAGCTTCTTTCCATCAAGGAATCGCTGATCAAGTATGTCTTTGTGCCAAACAAGAAAACTGCTTAA